ATGTCTGTTTTTGTTCCCATAATTAAAGAACAAGGTTTGTTAGAACAAGTCGAAATGACAGTGTTTATTGTCGGCTCTCGTAAGATATCATCAAAAGATGACTATGGTGCAAGTCCATGGAGCATTTTTGCTCCAAATCTGACTATTTATGGGTTTGATGCTGACGCAGAGGCTTGCGAAGCAGCTGAAGCTAAACTTGCGTCTCAACAAATCAACTGGACTGAAAAACATATTCCTATAGCACTTTCAAAATCTGTAGGAGAATCAACACTTTATGTAACAAAAGGAGTCCATTGTAGTTCTTTATATATTCCTAACGAGTTTTATATAAAGCGATTTCATGGAATGCAACATGGATTCAAATTAGATTATCCAATGAAAGTTCAAACCACTAGTATAGACACTTTTTGTCAAGAACAAAGAATAGAGGAAATTGATTTTCTCCAAGTTGATGTTCAAGGCTCAGATTTTAATGTTCTCCAAGGATCTTCAGAAATCTTAAAGCGAAGCGTTCTTGGTATAGAAGTCGAGGT
This genomic interval from Scytonema hofmannii PCC 7110 contains the following:
- a CDS encoding FkbM family methyltransferase; protein product: MSVFVPIIKEQGLLEQVEMTVFIVGSRKISSKDDYGASPWSIFAPNLTIYGFDADAEACEAAEAKLASQQINWTEKHIPIALSKSVGESTLYVTKGVHCSSLYIPNEFYIKRFHGMQHGFKLDYPMKVQTTSIDTFCQEQRIEEIDFLQVDVQGSDFNVLQGSSEILKRSVLGIEVEVEFSQLYVNQPLFSDIDVYLRKNGFALFDLITNDNWCRRPRAISPICSPVRTGQLLWADACYLRDPLGENTFEHIKQPAKILKLACIADVLGYPDYALELLEYLTVQYGRLPQYNFAQTIIESLSQFPQLVEQGLDSLPVVGNILPYLN